One segment of Pseudomonas sp. FP2196 DNA contains the following:
- a CDS encoding YqjD family protein: MARKSAVQAAEDQIKDQAFSELQALIEESDKLLKSSASLVGEEAESLRGQIALKLQQALDSVSSVRDRTKPAVEATESYIGGHPWQTVAISAGFGLVVGLLLGRR; the protein is encoded by the coding sequence ATGGCCCGCAAATCCGCTGTGCAAGCCGCCGAAGATCAAATCAAGGATCAAGCCTTCAGCGAACTTCAGGCACTGATCGAAGAGTCGGACAAACTGCTCAAGAGCAGCGCATCACTGGTCGGCGAAGAAGCGGAGAGCCTGCGCGGGCAAATCGCCCTGAAGCTGCAACAGGCGCTGGATTCGGTCTCCAGCGTGCGCGACCGTACCAAACCCGCTGTCGAGGCCACCGAAAGCTACATCGGCGGTCATCCTTGGCAGACCGTGGCGATCTCGGCCGGTTTCGGTCTGGTGGTCGGCTTGTTGCTTGGCCGTCGCTGA